Proteins encoded together in one Manis pentadactyla isolate mManPen7 chromosome 6, mManPen7.hap1, whole genome shotgun sequence window:
- the MBD1 gene encoding methyl-CpG-binding domain protein 1 isoform X9, which yields MAEDWLDCPALGPGWKRREVFRKSGATCGRSDTYYQSPTGDRIRSKVELTRYLGPACDLTLFDFKQGILCYPAPKTSSLAIPSKKRKKASRPAKSRKRQVGSPRDEIRKEAPKDETKADADTAPASLPAPGCCENCGISFSGDGTQRQRLKTLCKDCRAQRIAFNREQRMFKRVGCGECTACLVTADCGACSTCLLQLPHDVASGLFCKCERRRCLRIVERSRGCGVCRGCQTREDCGRCRVCLRPPRPGLRRQWKCIQRRCLRHLAHRLRRHHQRCQRHPPLPVAPPAGKRGHHRGGCDTKMTARERPQTQPPPPIPPSQPPESPELHPRALAPSPPAEFIYYCVDEDELQPYTNRRQNRKCGACAACLRRMDCGHCDFCCDKPKFGGSNQKRQKCRWRQCLQFAMKRLLPSVQAGSEEGAGPPPPCPHRKRPGSTHQLRLGQTLKPPLATPTVLPDHAQTPVKQETDSGFVLPPPGTDLVFLREGASSPVQVPGPAPASTEALLQEAQCPGLTWVVALPQVKQEKADAQDDWTPGTASLTSPVLLPGCPSKAVNPGLPPVKQEPPDPEEDKEESKDDSASDSAPEEEAGGTGTPVITEIFSLGGTRLRDTAVWLPRLRKLLTVNENEYFAELQLKEEAL from the exons ATGGCTGAGGACTGGCTGGACTGCCCAGCCCTGGGCCCAGGCTGGAAGCGTCGTGAGGTCTTTCGAAAGTCAGGAGCCACCTGCGGACGCTCAGATACCTATTACCAAAG CCCCACAGGAGATAGGATCCGAAGCAAAGTTGAACTGACCCGATACCTCGGCCCTGCGTGCGACCTCACCCTCTTCGACTTCAAACAAGGCATCTTGTGCTATCCAGCTCCCAAG ACCAGTTCCTTGGCCATCCCCAGCAAGAAGCGTAAGAAGGCTTCAAGGCCAGCCAAGTCTCGGAAACGTCAGGTTGGATCCCCGAGGGATGAGATCAGGAAGGAGGCCCCAAAGGATGAAACCAAGGCTGATGCTGACACAGCCCCAGCTTCACTCCCTGCGCCTGG GTGCTGTGAAAATTGTGGAATCAGCTTCTCAGGGGATGGTACCCAAAGGCAGCGGCTCAAGACACTCTGCAAGGACTGCCGAG CACAGCGAATTGCTTTCAACCGGGAGCAGAGGATGTTTAAG CGTGTGGGCTGCGGGGAGTGTACAGCCTGCCTGGTAACTGCGGACTGCGGAGCCTGTTCCACCTGCCTTCTGCAGCTGCCCCATGATGTGGCCTCGGGGCTGTTCTGCAAGTGTGAGAGGAGACGGTGCCTCCGGATTGTGGAAAGG AGCCGAGGGTGTGGAGTATGCCGGGGCTGTCAGACCCGAGAGGACTGTGGCCGTTGCCGAGTCTGCCTTCGCCCTCCACGCCCTGGTCTCAGGCGCCAGTGGAAGTGTATCCAGCGGCGCTGCCTAAGG CACCTTGCCCACCGGCTTCGTCGCCACCATCAGCGATGTCAACGACACCCTCCCCTACCTGTGGCTCCCCCCGCT GGTAAACGTGGCCACCACAGGGGAGGCTGTGACACCAAGATGACTGCCAGGGAGCGTCCCCAaacccagcccccacctccaaTTCCTCCATCGCAGCCTCCAGAGTCACCAGAGCTG CACCCCAGAGCCCTGGCCCCCTCGCCACCTGCCGAGTTCATCTATTACTGTGTAGACGAGGACGAGCTA CAGCCTTACACGAATCGCCGACAGAACCGCAAGTGTGGGGCCTGTGCAGCCTGCCTACGGCGGATGGACTGTGGCCACTGCGACTTCTGCTGTGACAAGCCCAAATTTGGGGGCAGCAACCAGAAGCGCCAGAAGTGTCGTTGGCGCCAGTGCCTGCAGTTTGCCATG AAGCGGCTGCTGCCAAGTGTCCAGGCAGGGTCTGAGGAAGGGGCAGGGCCACCCCCACCTTGCCCTCATCGAAAGAGACCTGGCTCTACTCATCAGCTCCGTCTGGGCCAGACCCTGAAGCCCCCCTTGGCCACACCCACAGTCCTGCCAGACCATGCTCAGACTCCAGTGAAGCAGGAAACAGACAGTGGCTTTGTGCTGCCCCCACCTGGCACTGACCTTGTGTTTTTACGGGAAGGTGCAAGCAGTCCCGTGCAGGTGCCTGGCCCTGCCCCAGCTTCCACAGAAGCCCTGCTGCAG GAGGCGCAGTGCCCTGGCCTGACTTGGGTTGTGGCCTTACCTCAGGTGAAGCAAGAGAAGGCGGATGCCCAGGATGACTGGACACCGGGCACAGCCAGCCTGACTTCTCCTGTATTGCTGCCTGGCTGCCCCAGCAAG GCAGTAAACCCAGGCCTGCCACCTGTGAAGCAAGAGCCACCTGACCCTGAGGAGGACAAGGAAGAGAGCAAGGATGACTCTGCCTCCGATTCAGCCccagaggaggaggcaggagggactGGCACGCCTGTG ATCACGGAGATTTTCAGCCTGGGTGGAACCCGCCTCCGGGACACAGCAGTCTGGTTGCCAAG gcTACGTAAACTCTTAACAGTAAATGAAAATGAGTATTTTGCCGAACTGCAATTGAAAGAAGAAGCAttatag
- the MBD1 gene encoding methyl-CpG-binding domain protein 1 isoform X7 — protein sequence MAEDWLDCPALGPGWKRREVFRKSGATCGRSDTYYQSPTGDRIRSKVELTRYLGPACDLTLFDFKQGILCYPAPKTSSLAIPSKKRKKASRPAKSRKRQVGSPRDEIRKEAPKDETKADADTAPASLPAPGCCENCGISFSGDGTQRQRLKTLCKDCRAQRIAFNREQRMFKRVGCGECTACLVTADCGACSTCLLQLPHDVASGLFCKCERRRCLRIVERSRGCGVCRGCQTREDCGRCRVCLRPPRPGLRRQWKCIQRRCLRGKRGHHRGGCDTKMTARERPQTQPPPPIPPSQPPESPELHPRALAPSPPAEFIYYCVDEDELPYTNRRQNRKCGACAACLRRMDCGHCDFCCDKPKFGGSNQKRQKCRWRQCLQFAMKRLLPSVQAGSEEGAGPPPPCPHRKRPGSTHQLRLGQTLKPPLATPTVLPDHAQTPVKQETDSGFVLPPPGTDLVFLREGASSPVQVPGPAPASTEALLQEAQCPGLTWVVALPQVKQEKADAQDDWTPGTASLTSPVLLPGCPSKAVNPGLPPVKQEPPDPEEDKEESKDDSASDSAPEEEAGGTGTPVITEIFSLGGTRLRDTAVWLPSLQGRQSGREDGYKVWETEDMLAPKSTSWNPQGWPRTHVSLSPPSTSMMWVSCRRSWCPSSQS from the exons ATGGCTGAGGACTGGCTGGACTGCCCAGCCCTGGGCCCAGGCTGGAAGCGTCGTGAGGTCTTTCGAAAGTCAGGAGCCACCTGCGGACGCTCAGATACCTATTACCAAAG CCCCACAGGAGATAGGATCCGAAGCAAAGTTGAACTGACCCGATACCTCGGCCCTGCGTGCGACCTCACCCTCTTCGACTTCAAACAAGGCATCTTGTGCTATCCAGCTCCCAAG ACCAGTTCCTTGGCCATCCCCAGCAAGAAGCGTAAGAAGGCTTCAAGGCCAGCCAAGTCTCGGAAACGTCAGGTTGGATCCCCGAGGGATGAGATCAGGAAGGAGGCCCCAAAGGATGAAACCAAGGCTGATGCTGACACAGCCCCAGCTTCACTCCCTGCGCCTGG GTGCTGTGAAAATTGTGGAATCAGCTTCTCAGGGGATGGTACCCAAAGGCAGCGGCTCAAGACACTCTGCAAGGACTGCCGAG CACAGCGAATTGCTTTCAACCGGGAGCAGAGGATGTTTAAG CGTGTGGGCTGCGGGGAGTGTACAGCCTGCCTGGTAACTGCGGACTGCGGAGCCTGTTCCACCTGCCTTCTGCAGCTGCCCCATGATGTGGCCTCGGGGCTGTTCTGCAAGTGTGAGAGGAGACGGTGCCTCCGGATTGTGGAAAGG AGCCGAGGGTGTGGAGTATGCCGGGGCTGTCAGACCCGAGAGGACTGTGGCCGTTGCCGAGTCTGCCTTCGCCCTCCACGCCCTGGTCTCAGGCGCCAGTGGAAGTGTATCCAGCGGCGCTGCCTAAGG GGTAAACGTGGCCACCACAGGGGAGGCTGTGACACCAAGATGACTGCCAGGGAGCGTCCCCAaacccagcccccacctccaaTTCCTCCATCGCAGCCTCCAGAGTCACCAGAGCTG CACCCCAGAGCCCTGGCCCCCTCGCCACCTGCCGAGTTCATCTATTACTGTGTAGACGAGGACGAGCTA CCTTACACGAATCGCCGACAGAACCGCAAGTGTGGGGCCTGTGCAGCCTGCCTACGGCGGATGGACTGTGGCCACTGCGACTTCTGCTGTGACAAGCCCAAATTTGGGGGCAGCAACCAGAAGCGCCAGAAGTGTCGTTGGCGCCAGTGCCTGCAGTTTGCCATG AAGCGGCTGCTGCCAAGTGTCCAGGCAGGGTCTGAGGAAGGGGCAGGGCCACCCCCACCTTGCCCTCATCGAAAGAGACCTGGCTCTACTCATCAGCTCCGTCTGGGCCAGACCCTGAAGCCCCCCTTGGCCACACCCACAGTCCTGCCAGACCATGCTCAGACTCCAGTGAAGCAGGAAACAGACAGTGGCTTTGTGCTGCCCCCACCTGGCACTGACCTTGTGTTTTTACGGGAAGGTGCAAGCAGTCCCGTGCAGGTGCCTGGCCCTGCCCCAGCTTCCACAGAAGCCCTGCTGCAG GAGGCGCAGTGCCCTGGCCTGACTTGGGTTGTGGCCTTACCTCAGGTGAAGCAAGAGAAGGCGGATGCCCAGGATGACTGGACACCGGGCACAGCCAGCCTGACTTCTCCTGTATTGCTGCCTGGCTGCCCCAGCAAG GCAGTAAACCCAGGCCTGCCACCTGTGAAGCAAGAGCCACCTGACCCTGAGGAGGACAAGGAAGAGAGCAAGGATGACTCTGCCTCCGATTCAGCCccagaggaggaggcaggagggactGGCACGCCTGTG ATCACGGAGATTTTCAGCCTGGGTGGAACCCGCCTCCGGGACACAGCAGTCTGGTTGCCAAG TCTGCAGGGCAGGCAATCGGGAAGGGAAGATGGATATAAAGTGTGGGAGACCGAGGATATGTTGGCGCCCAAGAGCACAAGCTGGAACCCACAAGGATGGCCTCGAACCCATGTCAGTCTCTCACCACCTTCAACTTCGATGATGTGGGTGTCCTGCAGAAGAAGCTGGTGCCCTTCATCACAGAGTTAA
- the MBD1 gene encoding methyl-CpG-binding domain protein 1 isoform X10 — MAEDWLDCPALGPGWKRREVFRKSGATCGRSDTYYQSPTGDRIRSKVELTRYLGPACDLTLFDFKQGILCYPAPKTSSLAIPSKKRKKASRPAKSRKRQVGSPRDEIRKEAPKDETKADADTAPASLPAPGCCENCGISFSGDGTQRQRLKTLCKDCRAQRIAFNREQRMFKRVGCGECTACLVTADCGACSTCLLQLPHDVASGLFCKCERRRCLRIVERSRGCGVCRGCQTREDCGRCRVCLRPPRPGLRRQWKCIQRRCLRGKRGHHRGGCDTKMTARERPQTQPPPPIPPSQPPESPELHPRALAPSPPAEFIYYCVDEDELQPYTNRRQNRKCGACAACLRRMDCGHCDFCCDKPKFGGSNQKRQKCRWRQCLQFAMKRLLPSVQAGSEEGAGPPPPCPHRKRPGSTHQLRLGQTLKPPLATPTVLPDHAQTPVKQETDSGFVLPPPGTDLVFLREGASSPVQVPGPAPASTEALLQVKQEKADAQDDWTPGTASLTSPVLLPGCPSKAVNPGLPPVKQEPPDPEEDKEESKDDSASDSAPEEEAGGTGTPVITEIFSLGGTRLRDTAVWLPSLQGRQSGREDGYKVWETEDMLAPKSTSWNPQGWPRTHVSLSPPSTSMMWVSCRRSWCPSSQS, encoded by the exons ATGGCTGAGGACTGGCTGGACTGCCCAGCCCTGGGCCCAGGCTGGAAGCGTCGTGAGGTCTTTCGAAAGTCAGGAGCCACCTGCGGACGCTCAGATACCTATTACCAAAG CCCCACAGGAGATAGGATCCGAAGCAAAGTTGAACTGACCCGATACCTCGGCCCTGCGTGCGACCTCACCCTCTTCGACTTCAAACAAGGCATCTTGTGCTATCCAGCTCCCAAG ACCAGTTCCTTGGCCATCCCCAGCAAGAAGCGTAAGAAGGCTTCAAGGCCAGCCAAGTCTCGGAAACGTCAGGTTGGATCCCCGAGGGATGAGATCAGGAAGGAGGCCCCAAAGGATGAAACCAAGGCTGATGCTGACACAGCCCCAGCTTCACTCCCTGCGCCTGG GTGCTGTGAAAATTGTGGAATCAGCTTCTCAGGGGATGGTACCCAAAGGCAGCGGCTCAAGACACTCTGCAAGGACTGCCGAG CACAGCGAATTGCTTTCAACCGGGAGCAGAGGATGTTTAAG CGTGTGGGCTGCGGGGAGTGTACAGCCTGCCTGGTAACTGCGGACTGCGGAGCCTGTTCCACCTGCCTTCTGCAGCTGCCCCATGATGTGGCCTCGGGGCTGTTCTGCAAGTGTGAGAGGAGACGGTGCCTCCGGATTGTGGAAAGG AGCCGAGGGTGTGGAGTATGCCGGGGCTGTCAGACCCGAGAGGACTGTGGCCGTTGCCGAGTCTGCCTTCGCCCTCCACGCCCTGGTCTCAGGCGCCAGTGGAAGTGTATCCAGCGGCGCTGCCTAAGG GGTAAACGTGGCCACCACAGGGGAGGCTGTGACACCAAGATGACTGCCAGGGAGCGTCCCCAaacccagcccccacctccaaTTCCTCCATCGCAGCCTCCAGAGTCACCAGAGCTG CACCCCAGAGCCCTGGCCCCCTCGCCACCTGCCGAGTTCATCTATTACTGTGTAGACGAGGACGAGCTA CAGCCTTACACGAATCGCCGACAGAACCGCAAGTGTGGGGCCTGTGCAGCCTGCCTACGGCGGATGGACTGTGGCCACTGCGACTTCTGCTGTGACAAGCCCAAATTTGGGGGCAGCAACCAGAAGCGCCAGAAGTGTCGTTGGCGCCAGTGCCTGCAGTTTGCCATG AAGCGGCTGCTGCCAAGTGTCCAGGCAGGGTCTGAGGAAGGGGCAGGGCCACCCCCACCTTGCCCTCATCGAAAGAGACCTGGCTCTACTCATCAGCTCCGTCTGGGCCAGACCCTGAAGCCCCCCTTGGCCACACCCACAGTCCTGCCAGACCATGCTCAGACTCCAGTGAAGCAGGAAACAGACAGTGGCTTTGTGCTGCCCCCACCTGGCACTGACCTTGTGTTTTTACGGGAAGGTGCAAGCAGTCCCGTGCAGGTGCCTGGCCCTGCCCCAGCTTCCACAGAAGCCCTGCTGCAG GTGAAGCAAGAGAAGGCGGATGCCCAGGATGACTGGACACCGGGCACAGCCAGCCTGACTTCTCCTGTATTGCTGCCTGGCTGCCCCAGCAAG GCAGTAAACCCAGGCCTGCCACCTGTGAAGCAAGAGCCACCTGACCCTGAGGAGGACAAGGAAGAGAGCAAGGATGACTCTGCCTCCGATTCAGCCccagaggaggaggcaggagggactGGCACGCCTGTG ATCACGGAGATTTTCAGCCTGGGTGGAACCCGCCTCCGGGACACAGCAGTCTGGTTGCCAAG TCTGCAGGGCAGGCAATCGGGAAGGGAAGATGGATATAAAGTGTGGGAGACCGAGGATATGTTGGCGCCCAAGAGCACAAGCTGGAACCCACAAGGATGGCCTCGAACCCATGTCAGTCTCTCACCACCTTCAACTTCGATGATGTGGGTGTCCTGCAGAAGAAGCTGGTGCCCTTCATCACAGAGTTAA
- the MBD1 gene encoding methyl-CpG-binding domain protein 1 isoform X6, with translation MAEDWLDCPALGPGWKRREVFRKSGATCGRSDTYYQSPTGDRIRSKVELTRYLGPACDLTLFDFKQGILCYPAPKTSSLAIPSKKRKKASRPAKSRKRQVGSPRDEIRKEAPKDETKADADTAPASLPAPGCCENCGISFSGDGTQRQRLKTLCKDCRAQRIAFNREQRMFKRVGCGECTACLVTADCGACSTCLLQLPHDVASGLFCKCERRRCLRIVERSRGCGVCRGCQTREDCGRCRVCLRPPRPGLRRQWKCIQRRCLRGKRGHHRGGCDTKMTARERPQTQPPPPIPPSQPPESPELHPRALAPSPPAEFIYYCVDEDELQPYTNRRQNRKCGACAACLRRMDCGHCDFCCDKPKFGGSNQKRQKCRWRQCLQFAMKRLLPSVQAGSEEGAGPPPPCPHRKRPGSTHQLRLGQTLKPPLATPTVLPDHAQTPVKQETDSGFVLPPPGTDLVFLREGASSPVQVPGPAPASTEALLQEAQCPGLTWVVALPQVKQEKADAQDDWTPGTASLTSPVLLPGCPSKAVNPGLPPVKQEPPDPEEDKEESKDDSASDSAPEEEAGGTGTPVITEIFSLGGTRLRDTAVWLPSLQGRQSGREDGYKVWETEDMLAPKSTSWNPQGWPRTHVSLSPPSTSMMWVSCRRSWCPSSQS, from the exons ATGGCTGAGGACTGGCTGGACTGCCCAGCCCTGGGCCCAGGCTGGAAGCGTCGTGAGGTCTTTCGAAAGTCAGGAGCCACCTGCGGACGCTCAGATACCTATTACCAAAG CCCCACAGGAGATAGGATCCGAAGCAAAGTTGAACTGACCCGATACCTCGGCCCTGCGTGCGACCTCACCCTCTTCGACTTCAAACAAGGCATCTTGTGCTATCCAGCTCCCAAG ACCAGTTCCTTGGCCATCCCCAGCAAGAAGCGTAAGAAGGCTTCAAGGCCAGCCAAGTCTCGGAAACGTCAGGTTGGATCCCCGAGGGATGAGATCAGGAAGGAGGCCCCAAAGGATGAAACCAAGGCTGATGCTGACACAGCCCCAGCTTCACTCCCTGCGCCTGG GTGCTGTGAAAATTGTGGAATCAGCTTCTCAGGGGATGGTACCCAAAGGCAGCGGCTCAAGACACTCTGCAAGGACTGCCGAG CACAGCGAATTGCTTTCAACCGGGAGCAGAGGATGTTTAAG CGTGTGGGCTGCGGGGAGTGTACAGCCTGCCTGGTAACTGCGGACTGCGGAGCCTGTTCCACCTGCCTTCTGCAGCTGCCCCATGATGTGGCCTCGGGGCTGTTCTGCAAGTGTGAGAGGAGACGGTGCCTCCGGATTGTGGAAAGG AGCCGAGGGTGTGGAGTATGCCGGGGCTGTCAGACCCGAGAGGACTGTGGCCGTTGCCGAGTCTGCCTTCGCCCTCCACGCCCTGGTCTCAGGCGCCAGTGGAAGTGTATCCAGCGGCGCTGCCTAAGG GGTAAACGTGGCCACCACAGGGGAGGCTGTGACACCAAGATGACTGCCAGGGAGCGTCCCCAaacccagcccccacctccaaTTCCTCCATCGCAGCCTCCAGAGTCACCAGAGCTG CACCCCAGAGCCCTGGCCCCCTCGCCACCTGCCGAGTTCATCTATTACTGTGTAGACGAGGACGAGCTA CAGCCTTACACGAATCGCCGACAGAACCGCAAGTGTGGGGCCTGTGCAGCCTGCCTACGGCGGATGGACTGTGGCCACTGCGACTTCTGCTGTGACAAGCCCAAATTTGGGGGCAGCAACCAGAAGCGCCAGAAGTGTCGTTGGCGCCAGTGCCTGCAGTTTGCCATG AAGCGGCTGCTGCCAAGTGTCCAGGCAGGGTCTGAGGAAGGGGCAGGGCCACCCCCACCTTGCCCTCATCGAAAGAGACCTGGCTCTACTCATCAGCTCCGTCTGGGCCAGACCCTGAAGCCCCCCTTGGCCACACCCACAGTCCTGCCAGACCATGCTCAGACTCCAGTGAAGCAGGAAACAGACAGTGGCTTTGTGCTGCCCCCACCTGGCACTGACCTTGTGTTTTTACGGGAAGGTGCAAGCAGTCCCGTGCAGGTGCCTGGCCCTGCCCCAGCTTCCACAGAAGCCCTGCTGCAG GAGGCGCAGTGCCCTGGCCTGACTTGGGTTGTGGCCTTACCTCAGGTGAAGCAAGAGAAGGCGGATGCCCAGGATGACTGGACACCGGGCACAGCCAGCCTGACTTCTCCTGTATTGCTGCCTGGCTGCCCCAGCAAG GCAGTAAACCCAGGCCTGCCACCTGTGAAGCAAGAGCCACCTGACCCTGAGGAGGACAAGGAAGAGAGCAAGGATGACTCTGCCTCCGATTCAGCCccagaggaggaggcaggagggactGGCACGCCTGTG ATCACGGAGATTTTCAGCCTGGGTGGAACCCGCCTCCGGGACACAGCAGTCTGGTTGCCAAG TCTGCAGGGCAGGCAATCGGGAAGGGAAGATGGATATAAAGTGTGGGAGACCGAGGATATGTTGGCGCCCAAGAGCACAAGCTGGAACCCACAAGGATGGCCTCGAACCCATGTCAGTCTCTCACCACCTTCAACTTCGATGATGTGGGTGTCCTGCAGAAGAAGCTGGTGCCCTTCATCACAGAGTTAA
- the MBD1 gene encoding methyl-CpG-binding domain protein 1 isoform X5, whose protein sequence is MAEDWLDCPALGPGWKRREVFRKSGATCGRSDTYYQSPTGDRIRSKVELTRYLGPACDLTLFDFKQGILCYPAPKTSSLAIPSKKRKKASRPAKSRKRQVGSPRDEIRKEAPKDETKADADTAPASLPAPGCCENCGISFSGDGTQRQRLKTLCKDCRAQRIAFNREQRMFKRVGCGECTACLVTADCGACSTCLLQLPHDVASGLFCKCERRRCLRIVERSRGCGVCRGCQTREDCGRCRVCLRPPRPGLRRQWKCIQRRCLRHLAHRLRRHHQRCQRHPPLPVAPPAGKRGHHRGGCDTKMTARERPQTQPPPPIPPSQPPESPELQPYTNRRQNRKCGACAACLRRMDCGHCDFCCDKPKFGGSNQKRQKCRWRQCLQFAMKRLLPSVQAGSEEGAGPPPPCPHRKRPGSTHQLRLGQTLKPPLATPTVLPDHAQTPVKQETDSGFVLPPPGTDLVFLREGASSPVQVPGPAPASTEALLQEAQCPGLTWVVALPQVKQEKADAQDDWTPGTASLTSPVLLPGCPSKAVNPGLPPVKQEPPDPEEDKEESKDDSASDSAPEEEAGGTGTPVITEIFSLGGTRLRDTAVWLPSLQGRQSGREDGYKVWETEDMLAPKSTSWNPQGWPRTHVSLSPPSTSMMWVSCRRSWCPSSQS, encoded by the exons ATGGCTGAGGACTGGCTGGACTGCCCAGCCCTGGGCCCAGGCTGGAAGCGTCGTGAGGTCTTTCGAAAGTCAGGAGCCACCTGCGGACGCTCAGATACCTATTACCAAAG CCCCACAGGAGATAGGATCCGAAGCAAAGTTGAACTGACCCGATACCTCGGCCCTGCGTGCGACCTCACCCTCTTCGACTTCAAACAAGGCATCTTGTGCTATCCAGCTCCCAAG ACCAGTTCCTTGGCCATCCCCAGCAAGAAGCGTAAGAAGGCTTCAAGGCCAGCCAAGTCTCGGAAACGTCAGGTTGGATCCCCGAGGGATGAGATCAGGAAGGAGGCCCCAAAGGATGAAACCAAGGCTGATGCTGACACAGCCCCAGCTTCACTCCCTGCGCCTGG GTGCTGTGAAAATTGTGGAATCAGCTTCTCAGGGGATGGTACCCAAAGGCAGCGGCTCAAGACACTCTGCAAGGACTGCCGAG CACAGCGAATTGCTTTCAACCGGGAGCAGAGGATGTTTAAG CGTGTGGGCTGCGGGGAGTGTACAGCCTGCCTGGTAACTGCGGACTGCGGAGCCTGTTCCACCTGCCTTCTGCAGCTGCCCCATGATGTGGCCTCGGGGCTGTTCTGCAAGTGTGAGAGGAGACGGTGCCTCCGGATTGTGGAAAGG AGCCGAGGGTGTGGAGTATGCCGGGGCTGTCAGACCCGAGAGGACTGTGGCCGTTGCCGAGTCTGCCTTCGCCCTCCACGCCCTGGTCTCAGGCGCCAGTGGAAGTGTATCCAGCGGCGCTGCCTAAGG CACCTTGCCCACCGGCTTCGTCGCCACCATCAGCGATGTCAACGACACCCTCCCCTACCTGTGGCTCCCCCCGCT GGTAAACGTGGCCACCACAGGGGAGGCTGTGACACCAAGATGACTGCCAGGGAGCGTCCCCAaacccagcccccacctccaaTTCCTCCATCGCAGCCTCCAGAGTCACCAGAGCTG CAGCCTTACACGAATCGCCGACAGAACCGCAAGTGTGGGGCCTGTGCAGCCTGCCTACGGCGGATGGACTGTGGCCACTGCGACTTCTGCTGTGACAAGCCCAAATTTGGGGGCAGCAACCAGAAGCGCCAGAAGTGTCGTTGGCGCCAGTGCCTGCAGTTTGCCATG AAGCGGCTGCTGCCAAGTGTCCAGGCAGGGTCTGAGGAAGGGGCAGGGCCACCCCCACCTTGCCCTCATCGAAAGAGACCTGGCTCTACTCATCAGCTCCGTCTGGGCCAGACCCTGAAGCCCCCCTTGGCCACACCCACAGTCCTGCCAGACCATGCTCAGACTCCAGTGAAGCAGGAAACAGACAGTGGCTTTGTGCTGCCCCCACCTGGCACTGACCTTGTGTTTTTACGGGAAGGTGCAAGCAGTCCCGTGCAGGTGCCTGGCCCTGCCCCAGCTTCCACAGAAGCCCTGCTGCAG GAGGCGCAGTGCCCTGGCCTGACTTGGGTTGTGGCCTTACCTCAGGTGAAGCAAGAGAAGGCGGATGCCCAGGATGACTGGACACCGGGCACAGCCAGCCTGACTTCTCCTGTATTGCTGCCTGGCTGCCCCAGCAAG GCAGTAAACCCAGGCCTGCCACCTGTGAAGCAAGAGCCACCTGACCCTGAGGAGGACAAGGAAGAGAGCAAGGATGACTCTGCCTCCGATTCAGCCccagaggaggaggcaggagggactGGCACGCCTGTG ATCACGGAGATTTTCAGCCTGGGTGGAACCCGCCTCCGGGACACAGCAGTCTGGTTGCCAAG TCTGCAGGGCAGGCAATCGGGAAGGGAAGATGGATATAAAGTGTGGGAGACCGAGGATATGTTGGCGCCCAAGAGCACAAGCTGGAACCCACAAGGATGGCCTCGAACCCATGTCAGTCTCTCACCACCTTCAACTTCGATGATGTGGGTGTCCTGCAGAAGAAGCTGGTGCCCTTCATCACAGAGTTAA